The Xiphias gladius isolate SHS-SW01 ecotype Sanya breed wild chromosome 7, ASM1685928v1, whole genome shotgun sequence genome window below encodes:
- the LOC120791776 gene encoding solute carrier family 13 member 2-like isoform X2, whose translation MAGYLTWLWRYRNYIVIVLTPLLLLPLPLIILTPEAKCGFVIILMALYWCTECIPLAVTALLPVVLFPMMGIMESGEVCIQYLKDSNMLFVGGLLVAIAVEHWNLHRRIALQVLLIVGVKPSLLMIGFMSTTAFLSMWISNTASTAMMLPIANAVLQQLSDTEANAEERDYSLTAAKDGQENQAFEMGDPKESIDKELKPKDSSINMGLSSVPPEVCERSHEAEQRRLKREEKYTKLSKGMSLSVCYAASIGGTATLTGTTPNVILKGQIDELFPDNGGIINFASWFGFSFPNMVLMLALSWLWLQFMFLGFNLRKSFGCGTKNNGDREAYQVIKDEYKTLGRMGFAEGCVLVIFTLLVLLWFTREPGFIPGWATVLFNKDKEYVTDGTVAILMSALFFCIPSNLPRCWGTSSDGAPAEAASPLLSWDIVHEKMPWNILLLLGGGFALAHGSEKSGLSEWLGESLIPLQNIPPFAISILLCLLVAMFTECSSNTATTTLFLPILASMATSIKIHPLYVMFPCTIAASLAFMLPVATPPNAIAFSYGNLKVMDMAKAGFILNFLGVITINIAVNTWGVAMFQLNTFPSWANVTKTP comes from the exons ATGGCTGGATATCTTACATGGCTGTGGAGGTATAGGAATTACATTGTGATAGTCCTGacacctcttcttcttctgcctctgccACTGATCATCCTGACCCCG GAAGCAAAATGTGGCTTTGTGATAATCCTCATGGCGCTGTACTGGTGTACAGAGTGTATCCCTCTGGCTGTGACCGCCCTGCTGCCTGTCGTTCTGTTCCCCATGATGGGCATCATGGAGTCAGGCGAG GTTTGTATCCAGTACCTGAAAGACTCCAACATGCTCTTTGTTGGGGGGCTGCTGGTGGCCATTGCTGTAGAGCACTGGAACCTACACAGGAGGATTGCCCTTCAAGTTTTGCTTATTGTAGGGGTGAAGCCATCTCT TCTGATGATTGGTTTCATGAGCACCACAGCCTTTCTGTCCATGTGGATCAGTAACACAGCCTCTACAGCCATGATGCTGCCCATTGCAAACgctgtgctgcagcagctgtctgACACAGAGGCCAACGCTGAAGAGAGGGATTATAGTCTGACTGCTGCAAAGGATGGTCAGGAAAACCAGGCATTTGAGATGGGTGACCCTAAAGAAAGTATTGATAAGGAGCTCAAACCAAAGGACAGCAGCATCaacatgg GCCTCAGCTCTGTCCCTCCAGAGGTTTGTGAGAGGAGTCATGAGGCGGAGCAGCGAAGActgaagagggaggagaagtACACAAAGCTGTCAAAAGGCATGAGCCTGAGTGTTTGTTACGCTGCCAGCATTGGAGGGACAGCCACCCTCACTGGAACCACACCCAATGTCATCCTGAAGGGCCAGATCGATGA ACTCTTCCCAGATAATGGAGGCATAATCAATTTTGCAAGTTGGTTTGGCTTCTCATTCCCCAACATGGTGCTAATGCTCGCTCTGTCTTGGCTGTGGCTGCAGTTTATGTTTTTGGGCTTCAA CTTGAGAAAGTCCTTTGGTTGTGGCACAAAGAATAATGGTGACAGGGAAGCTTACCAGGTAATCAAAGATGAGTACAAAACGTTGGGCAGGATGGGCTTCGCGGAGGGCTGTGTGCTGGTTATCTTCACGTTGCTGGTTCTTCTGTGGTTTACCAGGGAGCCTGGGTTCATACCAGGCTGGGCCACTGTGCTGTTCAACAAAGACAAGGA GTATGTCACAGATGGCACTGTGGCCATATTAATGTCAGCACTCTTCTTCTGTATCCCGTCCAATTTGCCCAGATGCTGGGGGACATCCAGTGATG GGGCCCCAGCTGAAGCCGCTTCACCTCTGCTTAGTTGGGACATCGTCCATGAAAAGATGCCTTGGAACATCCTTTTACTTCTGGGAGGAGGTTTTGCATTGGCCCATGGAAGTGAG AAATCTGGACTTTCTGAGTGGCTGGGAGAAAGTCTCATCCCTCTGCAGAACATCCCTCCTTTTGCCATCTCCATCCTGCTGTGTCTGCTGGTGGCCATGTTCACCGAATGTTCCAGCAACACCGCCACCACCACTCTCTTTCTGCCAATACTGGCCTCCATG GCCACCTCCATTAAGATACACCCGCTGTACGTCATGTTTCCCTGCACCATCGCTGCCTCGCTGGCTTTCATGCTGCCTGTGGCCACTCCACCCAATGCCATCGCCTTCTCCTATGGCAACCTTAAAGTTATGGACATG GCCAAGGCTGGATTCATTCTGAACTTTCTTGGAGTCATAACCATCAACATTGCCGTAAACACGTGGGGTGTGGCGATGTTCCAGCTAAATACCTTTCCAAGTTGGGCTAATGTCACCAAAACACCTTGA
- the LOC120791776 gene encoding solute carrier family 13 member 2-like isoform X1 — MLCILLTLAIMDKALFNLPQSPITASSACRYRNYIVIVLTPLLLLPLPLIILTPEAKCGFVIILMALYWCTECIPLAVTALLPVVLFPMMGIMESGEVCIQYLKDSNMLFVGGLLVAIAVEHWNLHRRIALQVLLIVGVKPSLLMIGFMSTTAFLSMWISNTASTAMMLPIANAVLQQLSDTEANAEERDYSLTAAKDGQENQAFEMGDPKESIDKELKPKDSSINMGLSSVPPEVCERSHEAEQRRLKREEKYTKLSKGMSLSVCYAASIGGTATLTGTTPNVILKGQIDELFPDNGGIINFASWFGFSFPNMVLMLALSWLWLQFMFLGFNLRKSFGCGTKNNGDREAYQVIKDEYKTLGRMGFAEGCVLVIFTLLVLLWFTREPGFIPGWATVLFNKDKEYVTDGTVAILMSALFFCIPSNLPRCWGTSSDGAPAEAASPLLSWDIVHEKMPWNILLLLGGGFALAHGSEKSGLSEWLGESLIPLQNIPPFAISILLCLLVAMFTECSSNTATTTLFLPILASMATSIKIHPLYVMFPCTIAASLAFMLPVATPPNAIAFSYGNLKVMDMAKAGFILNFLGVITINIAVNTWGVAMFQLNTFPSWANVTKTP; from the exons ATGCTATGTATCTTGCTCACTTTGGCAATTATGGATAAAGCCTTATTTAATCTCCCCCAATCTCCCATTACTGCATCAAGTGCCTGTAG GTATAGGAATTACATTGTGATAGTCCTGacacctcttcttcttctgcctctgccACTGATCATCCTGACCCCG GAAGCAAAATGTGGCTTTGTGATAATCCTCATGGCGCTGTACTGGTGTACAGAGTGTATCCCTCTGGCTGTGACCGCCCTGCTGCCTGTCGTTCTGTTCCCCATGATGGGCATCATGGAGTCAGGCGAG GTTTGTATCCAGTACCTGAAAGACTCCAACATGCTCTTTGTTGGGGGGCTGCTGGTGGCCATTGCTGTAGAGCACTGGAACCTACACAGGAGGATTGCCCTTCAAGTTTTGCTTATTGTAGGGGTGAAGCCATCTCT TCTGATGATTGGTTTCATGAGCACCACAGCCTTTCTGTCCATGTGGATCAGTAACACAGCCTCTACAGCCATGATGCTGCCCATTGCAAACgctgtgctgcagcagctgtctgACACAGAGGCCAACGCTGAAGAGAGGGATTATAGTCTGACTGCTGCAAAGGATGGTCAGGAAAACCAGGCATTTGAGATGGGTGACCCTAAAGAAAGTATTGATAAGGAGCTCAAACCAAAGGACAGCAGCATCaacatgg GCCTCAGCTCTGTCCCTCCAGAGGTTTGTGAGAGGAGTCATGAGGCGGAGCAGCGAAGActgaagagggaggagaagtACACAAAGCTGTCAAAAGGCATGAGCCTGAGTGTTTGTTACGCTGCCAGCATTGGAGGGACAGCCACCCTCACTGGAACCACACCCAATGTCATCCTGAAGGGCCAGATCGATGA ACTCTTCCCAGATAATGGAGGCATAATCAATTTTGCAAGTTGGTTTGGCTTCTCATTCCCCAACATGGTGCTAATGCTCGCTCTGTCTTGGCTGTGGCTGCAGTTTATGTTTTTGGGCTTCAA CTTGAGAAAGTCCTTTGGTTGTGGCACAAAGAATAATGGTGACAGGGAAGCTTACCAGGTAATCAAAGATGAGTACAAAACGTTGGGCAGGATGGGCTTCGCGGAGGGCTGTGTGCTGGTTATCTTCACGTTGCTGGTTCTTCTGTGGTTTACCAGGGAGCCTGGGTTCATACCAGGCTGGGCCACTGTGCTGTTCAACAAAGACAAGGA GTATGTCACAGATGGCACTGTGGCCATATTAATGTCAGCACTCTTCTTCTGTATCCCGTCCAATTTGCCCAGATGCTGGGGGACATCCAGTGATG GGGCCCCAGCTGAAGCCGCTTCACCTCTGCTTAGTTGGGACATCGTCCATGAAAAGATGCCTTGGAACATCCTTTTACTTCTGGGAGGAGGTTTTGCATTGGCCCATGGAAGTGAG AAATCTGGACTTTCTGAGTGGCTGGGAGAAAGTCTCATCCCTCTGCAGAACATCCCTCCTTTTGCCATCTCCATCCTGCTGTGTCTGCTGGTGGCCATGTTCACCGAATGTTCCAGCAACACCGCCACCACCACTCTCTTTCTGCCAATACTGGCCTCCATG GCCACCTCCATTAAGATACACCCGCTGTACGTCATGTTTCCCTGCACCATCGCTGCCTCGCTGGCTTTCATGCTGCCTGTGGCCACTCCACCCAATGCCATCGCCTTCTCCTATGGCAACCTTAAAGTTATGGACATG GCCAAGGCTGGATTCATTCTGAACTTTCTTGGAGTCATAACCATCAACATTGCCGTAAACACGTGGGGTGTGGCGATGTTCCAGCTAAATACCTTTCCAAGTTGGGCTAATGTCACCAAAACACCTTGA
- the LOC120791776 gene encoding solute carrier family 13 member 2-like isoform X3, whose amino-acid sequence MALYWCTECIPLAVTALLPVVLFPMMGIMESGEVCIQYLKDSNMLFVGGLLVAIAVEHWNLHRRIALQVLLIVGVKPSLLMIGFMSTTAFLSMWISNTASTAMMLPIANAVLQQLSDTEANAEERDYSLTAAKDGQENQAFEMGDPKESIDKELKPKDSSINMGLSSVPPEVCERSHEAEQRRLKREEKYTKLSKGMSLSVCYAASIGGTATLTGTTPNVILKGQIDELFPDNGGIINFASWFGFSFPNMVLMLALSWLWLQFMFLGFNLRKSFGCGTKNNGDREAYQVIKDEYKTLGRMGFAEGCVLVIFTLLVLLWFTREPGFIPGWATVLFNKDKEYVTDGTVAILMSALFFCIPSNLPRCWGTSSDGAPAEAASPLLSWDIVHEKMPWNILLLLGGGFALAHGSEKSGLSEWLGESLIPLQNIPPFAISILLCLLVAMFTECSSNTATTTLFLPILASMATSIKIHPLYVMFPCTIAASLAFMLPVATPPNAIAFSYGNLKVMDMAKAGFILNFLGVITINIAVNTWGVAMFQLNTFPSWANVTKTP is encoded by the exons ATGGCGCTGTACTGGTGTACAGAGTGTATCCCTCTGGCTGTGACCGCCCTGCTGCCTGTCGTTCTGTTCCCCATGATGGGCATCATGGAGTCAGGCGAG GTTTGTATCCAGTACCTGAAAGACTCCAACATGCTCTTTGTTGGGGGGCTGCTGGTGGCCATTGCTGTAGAGCACTGGAACCTACACAGGAGGATTGCCCTTCAAGTTTTGCTTATTGTAGGGGTGAAGCCATCTCT TCTGATGATTGGTTTCATGAGCACCACAGCCTTTCTGTCCATGTGGATCAGTAACACAGCCTCTACAGCCATGATGCTGCCCATTGCAAACgctgtgctgcagcagctgtctgACACAGAGGCCAACGCTGAAGAGAGGGATTATAGTCTGACTGCTGCAAAGGATGGTCAGGAAAACCAGGCATTTGAGATGGGTGACCCTAAAGAAAGTATTGATAAGGAGCTCAAACCAAAGGACAGCAGCATCaacatgg GCCTCAGCTCTGTCCCTCCAGAGGTTTGTGAGAGGAGTCATGAGGCGGAGCAGCGAAGActgaagagggaggagaagtACACAAAGCTGTCAAAAGGCATGAGCCTGAGTGTTTGTTACGCTGCCAGCATTGGAGGGACAGCCACCCTCACTGGAACCACACCCAATGTCATCCTGAAGGGCCAGATCGATGA ACTCTTCCCAGATAATGGAGGCATAATCAATTTTGCAAGTTGGTTTGGCTTCTCATTCCCCAACATGGTGCTAATGCTCGCTCTGTCTTGGCTGTGGCTGCAGTTTATGTTTTTGGGCTTCAA CTTGAGAAAGTCCTTTGGTTGTGGCACAAAGAATAATGGTGACAGGGAAGCTTACCAGGTAATCAAAGATGAGTACAAAACGTTGGGCAGGATGGGCTTCGCGGAGGGCTGTGTGCTGGTTATCTTCACGTTGCTGGTTCTTCTGTGGTTTACCAGGGAGCCTGGGTTCATACCAGGCTGGGCCACTGTGCTGTTCAACAAAGACAAGGA GTATGTCACAGATGGCACTGTGGCCATATTAATGTCAGCACTCTTCTTCTGTATCCCGTCCAATTTGCCCAGATGCTGGGGGACATCCAGTGATG GGGCCCCAGCTGAAGCCGCTTCACCTCTGCTTAGTTGGGACATCGTCCATGAAAAGATGCCTTGGAACATCCTTTTACTTCTGGGAGGAGGTTTTGCATTGGCCCATGGAAGTGAG AAATCTGGACTTTCTGAGTGGCTGGGAGAAAGTCTCATCCCTCTGCAGAACATCCCTCCTTTTGCCATCTCCATCCTGCTGTGTCTGCTGGTGGCCATGTTCACCGAATGTTCCAGCAACACCGCCACCACCACTCTCTTTCTGCCAATACTGGCCTCCATG GCCACCTCCATTAAGATACACCCGCTGTACGTCATGTTTCCCTGCACCATCGCTGCCTCGCTGGCTTTCATGCTGCCTGTGGCCACTCCACCCAATGCCATCGCCTTCTCCTATGGCAACCTTAAAGTTATGGACATG GCCAAGGCTGGATTCATTCTGAACTTTCTTGGAGTCATAACCATCAACATTGCCGTAAACACGTGGGGTGTGGCGATGTTCCAGCTAAATACCTTTCCAAGTTGGGCTAATGTCACCAAAACACCTTGA